The proteins below come from a single Faecalibaculum rodentium genomic window:
- a CDS encoding PTS system mannose/fructose/sorbose family transporter subunit IID, whose amino-acid sequence MTTKTSKKLERKQLMSVFWRSFGLEWDWNYERQMNIGYCYCMLPVIKKLYDDPAEQEAAMKRHLEFFNTTPQLATLILGITAAMEEQNANDPDFDTQSINDVKVSLMGPLAGIGDSFIWGTLRIIATGVGLSLATQGNILGPILFFLIFNIPAQGLRYYLMGAGYKLGSGFLATLQKSGWMEMLTYGASVLGLTVIGGMTAQNVAINVPLAIGAGEEATTIGDICNTIMPGILPLLFTFGIYYLLKFKNVKTTTLLVVFILIGFAGAFFGILG is encoded by the coding sequence ATGACGACGAAGACTTCTAAGAAGCTGGAAAGAAAGCAGCTGATGTCCGTGTTCTGGCGTTCATTCGGCCTGGAATGGGACTGGAACTATGAACGGCAGATGAACATCGGCTACTGCTACTGCATGCTGCCGGTGATCAAAAAGCTCTATGACGATCCTGCCGAGCAGGAAGCGGCGATGAAACGTCACCTGGAATTCTTCAATACCACCCCGCAGCTGGCGACCCTGATCCTGGGCATCACGGCGGCGATGGAAGAACAGAACGCGAATGATCCGGATTTCGACACGCAGTCCATCAATGACGTGAAGGTGTCCCTGATGGGGCCCCTGGCGGGAATCGGCGACTCCTTTATCTGGGGCACGCTGCGGATCATTGCCACGGGTGTGGGTCTGTCCCTGGCGACACAGGGCAACATTCTGGGTCCCATCCTGTTCTTCCTGATCTTCAACATCCCGGCACAGGGCCTGCGCTACTACCTCATGGGTGCCGGCTACAAGCTGGGAAGCGGCTTCCTGGCCACGCTGCAGAAAAGCGGCTGGATGGAGATGCTGACCTATGGTGCCTCTGTCCTGGGCCTGACGGTGATCGGGGGCATGACGGCACAGAATGTGGCCATCAATGTGCCTCTGGCAATCGGCGCAGGGGAAGAAGCGACGACCATCGGCGATATCTGCAACACAATCATGCCGGGGATCCTGCCGCTGCTGTTCACCTTCGGCATCTACTACCTGCTGAAGTTCAAGAACGTGAAAACCACGACGCTGCTGGTCGTCTTCATTCTGATTGGCTTCGCGGGCGCTTTCTTCGGCATCCTGGGATAG
- a CDS encoding SIS domain-containing protein, protein MMKFNEQEKIDSVKGALALRPQIEEIVDGICENGYKNIVWLGIGGTWASAQQATVHMKEKTGIETWAENAAEYLTTGNKRIGEGSVVITSSVTGNTIEVVEAVKKAKEAGATVIGFIDAPEAALAKMVDHVISYKQNEQLKFFMTADRFMKNAGEFDDYDEMYAEFDQYLPQALVEVEKAAEPFAVEFAKKHWNDDIHYFVGAGNQWGATYSYAMCYWEEQLWIKTKSITSPEFFHGMFEIVTKETPVTVYVGEDRQRKLSERVVNFLPRICGNYTIIDTKDYELKGISEKYRGDISHLVMHAVNNRIDVHMEDETKHPMEIRRYYRALDY, encoded by the coding sequence ATGATGAAATTCAACGAACAGGAAAAAATCGACAGCGTCAAAGGCGCGCTGGCACTGCGTCCCCAGATCGAGGAAATCGTGGACGGCATCTGCGAAAACGGCTACAAAAACATCGTGTGGCTGGGCATCGGCGGCACCTGGGCGAGCGCACAGCAGGCGACGGTGCACATGAAGGAAAAAACCGGCATCGAGACCTGGGCGGAAAACGCAGCGGAATACCTGACGACCGGCAACAAACGGATCGGCGAAGGCAGCGTGGTGATCACGTCGTCCGTGACGGGCAACACCATTGAAGTGGTGGAGGCCGTGAAGAAGGCAAAGGAAGCGGGCGCGACGGTGATCGGATTCATCGATGCACCGGAGGCTGCCCTGGCGAAGATGGTCGACCACGTGATTTCCTACAAGCAGAACGAGCAGCTGAAGTTCTTCATGACCGCAGACCGTTTCATGAAAAACGCCGGCGAATTCGATGACTATGACGAAATGTATGCCGAGTTCGATCAGTACCTGCCGCAGGCCCTGGTGGAAGTGGAAAAAGCGGCGGAGCCCTTCGCAGTGGAGTTTGCGAAGAAGCACTGGAATGACGACATTCACTACTTTGTGGGCGCGGGCAACCAGTGGGGCGCGACGTATTCCTACGCGATGTGTTACTGGGAAGAACAGCTGTGGATCAAGACCAAGTCCATCACATCCCCGGAGTTCTTCCACGGCATGTTCGAGATCGTGACAAAGGAAACCCCGGTGACGGTGTATGTCGGGGAAGACAGACAGAGAAAGCTTTCCGAGCGCGTGGTGAACTTCCTGCCCCGGATCTGCGGCAACTACACGATCATTGACACGAAGGACTACGAACTGAAGGGAATCAGCGAAAAGTACCGCGGCGACATCTCCCACCTGGTGATGCACGCTGTGAACAACCGGATCGATGTGCACATGGAAGACGAGACAAAGCACCCCATGGAAATCCGCCGGTACTACAGAGCCCTGGACTACTAG
- a CDS encoding SIS domain-containing protein, with the protein MKRTMQDYIQESAETCRRLLEDDALCAPVVDLCRQKKPETIWLVASGSSYNACVCAQPYMERWMDSKVELMTPFTALYYTPAIREDDLVLVITQSGLSTNAIAVLDSLQDRENVICLTGNRESDVKDHTACVLEYGVGEELVGYVTKGVSTLCLYLMRVAQILADRPLEEFYTALETFRHTVTTTEGFVKRHFRALSSMQTVYCLGAKNSAGVAMEAALKIGETVHVPAFFYEAEEFIHGPNLQLTPNYTMFFFDSNDRASHRIQAIWESACLISDRAYLITMDPDRKDQNNVLFMDPAVSPLFTSFAALPFAQLVSAEISGVLHSTMQHPLLKQFKEHTSAKTENFVNYDGDEA; encoded by the coding sequence ATGAAACGGACCATGCAGGACTACATACAGGAGTCTGCCGAAACGTGCCGCAGACTGCTGGAGGATGATGCACTGTGTGCACCGGTGGTCGACCTGTGCAGACAGAAAAAGCCTGAAACGATCTGGCTGGTGGCTTCAGGCTCGAGTTATAACGCCTGCGTCTGTGCGCAGCCGTACATGGAACGGTGGATGGATTCAAAGGTGGAGCTGATGACTCCATTCACCGCTCTATATTATACCCCGGCGATCCGGGAGGACGACCTGGTTCTGGTGATCACCCAGAGCGGACTGTCCACCAACGCCATTGCGGTGCTGGACTCCCTGCAGGACAGGGAAAACGTCATCTGCCTCACGGGAAACCGGGAGAGCGATGTGAAGGACCATACGGCATGTGTGCTGGAATACGGTGTGGGGGAAGAGCTGGTGGGATACGTCACAAAGGGCGTAAGCACCCTGTGTCTGTATCTTATGCGCGTGGCGCAGATCCTGGCGGACCGCCCGCTGGAGGAGTTTTATACCGCACTGGAGACCTTCAGGCACACCGTGACGACCACAGAGGGGTTTGTCAAGCGTCACTTCCGGGCGCTGTCTTCCATGCAGACGGTGTACTGTCTGGGGGCGAAGAACAGCGCGGGCGTGGCAATGGAAGCCGCACTGAAGATTGGGGAAACCGTGCATGTTCCGGCGTTCTTCTATGAGGCAGAGGAGTTCATCCACGGACCCAACCTGCAGCTGACGCCGAACTACACGATGTTCTTCTTCGACAGCAATGACCGGGCATCTCACCGGATCCAGGCAATCTGGGAGAGCGCCTGTCTGATCAGCGACCGGGCATATCTGATCACCATGGATCCCGACCGGAAAGACCAGAACAATGTCCTGTTCATGGATCCTGCGGTGAGTCCGCTGTTCACCTCCTTTGCGGCGCTGCCTTTTGCGCAGCTGGTGAGCGCGGAAATCAGTGGTGTGCTGCACAGTACGATGCAGCATCCGCTGCTGAAGCAGTTCAAGGAACATACATCGGCAAAGACGGAGAATTTCGTCAACTACGATGGCGATGAGGCGTGA
- a CDS encoding MATE family efflux transporter: MEHQVRDMTSGKPLHLITAFSVPLLFGNILQQMYNFVDTLVVGRGVSMDALAAVGLTGSLNFLVLGFIIGLSQGVGILCSQYFGSREYAQLRKSVTMSFYLNFSTGALLTVLSMVSARQLLVWMNTPAELMADVWLYIEVIFGGILISLAYNFLSGILRALGNSRDPLIAMIIAFIINTVLDVALVMGLGWGVLGAAAATVSAQLFSAVYCLICVRKIGFMKLEKKDWKWNGALFRKSFVLSLPVALMNSITALGVIFMQIAINGFGAVYIAGYSVASKIIIIFEQLDVSFGTGAGTFAGQNLGAGKTGRIKEGIHQVNLLLIGVNLAIFGLMLFAGRPLIGLMVGDEPAVIEAACQCIRFLCFFLMFLGTLWIYRTSLQSMSDTFWPMLSGVLEFAARTIALLILPKLIGFYGVLSAEVSAWILAALMLVIVYRRRIRILEAECAEKGRDLSAVC; the protein is encoded by the coding sequence ATGGAACATCAGGTCAGGGATATGACTTCGGGAAAGCCGCTGCATCTGATCACGGCGTTTTCCGTGCCGCTGCTGTTTGGCAACATCCTGCAGCAGATGTACAACTTTGTGGACACACTGGTGGTCGGCCGGGGCGTTTCAATGGATGCGCTGGCGGCGGTCGGCCTTACGGGCAGTCTGAATTTTCTGGTACTCGGGTTCATCATCGGTCTTTCGCAGGGTGTCGGCATCCTGTGTTCGCAGTATTTCGGGAGCCGGGAGTATGCGCAGCTGCGAAAGTCAGTCACGATGTCCTTTTATCTGAATTTTTCGACCGGTGCACTTCTGACCGTTCTGTCCATGGTCAGCGCCAGGCAGCTGCTGGTGTGGATGAACACCCCTGCGGAACTCATGGCGGATGTCTGGCTGTATATCGAAGTGATTTTCGGCGGGATCCTGATTTCCCTGGCCTACAACTTTCTGTCAGGGATCCTGCGGGCCCTGGGCAATTCGAGGGATCCGCTGATTGCCATGATCATCGCGTTCATCATCAACACGGTTCTGGATGTGGCCCTGGTCATGGGACTCGGATGGGGTGTGCTGGGAGCAGCGGCTGCCACAGTCAGTGCCCAGCTGTTCTCGGCGGTCTACTGCCTGATCTGTGTCCGGAAAATCGGCTTTATGAAGCTGGAAAAGAAAGACTGGAAATGGAACGGAGCGCTGTTTCGCAAATCCTTCGTGCTGTCCCTGCCGGTGGCGCTGATGAATTCGATCACGGCCCTGGGTGTGATTTTCATGCAGATCGCCATCAACGGCTTTGGTGCTGTCTATATTGCGGGGTATTCCGTCGCCAGCAAGATCATCATTATTTTTGAGCAGCTGGATGTGTCCTTTGGCACAGGGGCGGGAACCTTTGCGGGGCAGAATCTCGGGGCCGGGAAAACCGGGCGGATCAAAGAAGGGATCCATCAGGTGAATCTTCTCCTGATCGGCGTCAATCTTGCGATTTTCGGTCTCATGCTGTTTGCGGGCAGACCACTGATCGGGCTCATGGTGGGCGATGAGCCGGCGGTGATCGAAGCTGCGTGTCAGTGCATCCGCTTTCTGTGCTTCTTCCTGATGTTTCTGGGAACCCTCTGGATCTACCGGACATCGCTGCAGTCCATGTCGGATACCTTCTGGCCGATGCTGTCAGGAGTCCTGGAATTTGCAGCCAGAACCATTGCCCTTCTGATCCTGCCGAAGCTGATTGGCTTTTACGGTGTTCTTTCCGCAGAGGTATCCGCCTGGATCCTGGCAGCGCTGATGCTGGTGATCGTTTACCGGAGGCGGATCCGCATTCTCGAAGCCGAGTGTGCAGAAAAAGGACGGGATCTGTCTGCAGTCTGCTGA
- a CDS encoding helix-turn-helix domain-containing protein: MKKQKSIYQLSREQAGLTRRAAADRLGFVSEGRIEKIEGGKSQIDPAEVLAMEDAYKDSVLVNRHCTHQCPIGMKTVPVLRKRTPAEIVLEVLFLSDTLNGLQTGLIAGGYDPQWPAGREAVFSQAAEVLTALGRCGGEIRLLLREEEQEHEKN, translated from the coding sequence TTGAAGAAGCAAAAGAGCATATACCAGCTATCCAGGGAACAGGCAGGCCTGACAAGACGGGCAGCGGCAGACCGGCTGGGATTTGTGTCGGAGGGACGCATCGAAAAGATCGAAGGCGGAAAATCGCAGATTGATCCGGCAGAAGTGCTGGCGATGGAAGATGCGTATAAAGACAGTGTTCTGGTGAACCGGCATTGCACCCATCAGTGTCCGATCGGGATGAAGACGGTCCCGGTTCTCCGGAAACGGACACCTGCAGAAATCGTGCTGGAGGTTCTGTTTCTGTCAGATACACTGAACGGACTCCAGACCGGTCTGATAGCCGGCGGGTATGATCCCCAGTGGCCGGCAGGAAGGGAGGCAGTGTTTTCACAGGCTGCAGAGGTACTGACGGCTCTGGGACGATGCGGTGGTGAAATCCGGCTGCTTCTTCGGGAAGAGGAACAGGAACATGAAAAGAACTGA